Proteins encoded by one window of Hylaeus volcanicus isolate JK05 chromosome 7, UHH_iyHylVolc1.0_haploid, whole genome shotgun sequence:
- the LOC128880194 gene encoding splicing factor 3B subunit 2, protein MENMPGSENQQMPHQMPPMMSMPPNSNHGVPGMELPKMLPSLLSLKVSPPSELQNQNSSDDGGRESDSDSMKLPAALEQALAFKTERAKEVGADPNDIVSLGKSPNHETIGDDVSQLDDVILEPETTTEKMDGKVTKIKKKKKKKRKKHIMGKETENKKDNIENAKPKDLPEIEYIQEIPSVNELEPMYRQFARIFEAFKLTEPEPKLAEADKGEPIGQYPPVSNLQTTGTAPSKVLPLDDFDDDGNQQQQQQGTGENGAPRLSKRKLKRLTRLSVAELKQLVGRPDVVEMHDVTARDPKLLVQLKAHRNTVPVPRHWCFKRKYLQGKRGIEKHPFDLPDFIKRTGITEMRASLQERDDTRTLKAKMRERARPKLGKIDIDYQKLHDAFFKWQTKPRMTIHGDLYYEGKEFETRLKEKKPGELSDELRTALGMPVGPNCHKVPPPWLIAMQRYGPPPSYPNLKIPGLNAPIPEGCAFGYHAGGWGKPPVDETGRPLYGDVFGISRTPGGDAMDEEIDRGMWGEPESESSGEEDEDEDAEEGGEGEGEGKDGDGDASGLVTPGAEGLITPSGITSIPAGLETPETIELRKKKIESEMEGGDTPALYTVLQERRTEGLGASMMGSTHVYDMTGAAGGQAPPSVIAARRGVSGTTSDGRTEKDGAVELALDPSELDLDSEAMASRYEETMRSRQAHLRREDLSDMLQDHVQRQKSKRKRQQGQDSKTSKKYKEFKF, encoded by the exons atggaGAATATGCCAGGAAGTGAg AATCAACAAATGCCTCATCAAATGCCACCTATGATGAGCATGCCTCCAAACAGTAATCATGGAGTTCCTGGAATGGAACTTCCTAAAATGTTACCCAGTTTATTGAGCTTAAAAGTGAGTCCGCCAAGCGAATTACAGAATCAAAATTCATCTGATGATGGTGGACGGGAATCTGACAGTGACTCAATGAAATTACCAGCAGCTTTGGAGCAAGCTCTTGCTTTTAAAACGGAAAGAGCTAAAGAAGTAGGagcagaccctaatgacataGTTTCCTTGGGAAAATCACCTAATCACGAAACTATAGGGGATGATGTATCTCAGTTAGATGATGTTATACTTGAACCTGAAACAACAACAGAGAAGATGGATGGGAAGGTAactaaaatcaaaaagaagaagaagaagaaaaggaagaagcaCATAATGGggaaagaaacagaaaataagaAGGACAATATAGAGAATGCGAAACCTAAAGATTTGCCAGAAATTGAGTACATTCAGGAAATTCCGAGCGTTAACGAGTTAGAGCCGATGTATCGTCAGTTTGCGAGAATTTTCGAGGCATTTAAATTGACCGAACCCGAACCTAAGCTTGCTGAAGCAGATAAAGGTGAACCAATAGGACAGTACCCACCAGTATCCAATTTACAAACAACTGGAACTGCACCCAGCAAAGTACTGCCACTGGATGATTTTGATGACGATGGAAatcaacaacaacagcaacaaggAACTGGAGAAAACGGTGCTCCTCGTctttctaaaagaaaattgaagaggCTAACACGTTTGAGTGTTGCGGAGTTAAAGCAGCTCGTAGGACGCCCTGATGTAGTGGAAATGCACGATGTTACCGCTAGAGATCCAAAACTTCTTGTACAACTCAAAGCCCATCGTAATACGGTACCTGTACCGAGACATTGGTGTTTTAAGAGGAAATATCTACAGGGGAAACGCGGTATAGAGAAGCATCCATTTGATCTACCAGATTTTATAAAACGCACGGGTATCACAGAAATGAGGGCGAGTCTTCAAGAACGGGACGACACGCGCACATTGAAAGCTAAAATGAGGGAAAGAGCAAGGCCCAAACTTGGTAAAATAGATATCGATTATCAGAAACTGCACGACGCGTTTTTCAAGTGGCAAACGAAACCTCGCATGACCATTCACGGCGATCTATATTACGAAGGCAAAGAATTCGAGACccgattgaaagaaaaaaaacctgGAGAATTATCAGACGAGCTGCGCACTGCTCTTGGTATGCCAGTGGGACCTAATTGTCACAAGGTACCGCCACCGTGGTTAATCGCTATGCAACGTTATGGACCACCACCGAGTTATCccaatttaaaaatacctgGCTTGAATGCACCGATCCCAGAAGGATGCGCGTTTGGTTATCACGCTGGTGGATGGGGAAAGCCTCCTGTAGATGAAACTGGTAGGCCATTGTATGGAGATGTATTTGGTATATCTCGTACTCCTGGCGGAGACGCTATGGACGAAGAAATAGACAGGGGTATGTGGGGTGAACCTGAGTCAGAATCTTCTGgagaggaagacgaagacgaagacgcaGAAGAAGGCGGAGAGGGCGAAGGGGAAGGAAAAGATGGGGATGGAGATGCAAGCGGTTTGGTTACACCCGGCGCGGAAGGCTTGATAACACCAAGTGGAATAACATCGATCCCCGCAGGATTAGAAACTCCAGAAACTATAGaattaagaaagaagaaaattgagaGCGAAATGGAAGGAGGCGATACACCTGCTCTGTATACTGTTTTGCAAGAGCGACGAACGGAAGGACTTGGAGCAAGCATGATGGGTAGTACGCATGTATACGATATGACTGGTGCAGCAGGAGGTCAAGCACCTCCATCCGTAATCGCTGCACGTCGTGGAGTAAGTGGGACAACCTCTGATGGCAGAACAGAGAAAGACGGTGCAGTGGAATTAGCGTTAGATCCAAGTGAATTGGATCTAGACTCTGAAGCAATGGCGTCACGGTACGAGGAAACTATGCGATCGCGACAAGCTCATTTAAGAAGAGAAGACTTATCAGACATGCTTCAGGATCATGTCCAACGACAAAAA AGTAAACGTAAGCGTCAACAAGGTCAAGATTCGAAAActtctaaaaaatataaggaatttaaattttaa